The Ziziphus jujuba cultivar Dongzao chromosome 3, ASM3175591v1 region GTAGAATACAGTAAAAAGGTCgggtttttataaataaaaaaaagggtaaagaaGGCCAAAGGTTAAACGGTGAAAAGGACTAGATATTATTGAGAAATTTGAAAGGACAGGAAAAAAGTTGTGTGGTTCACACCAGTTCAACTTTAACTCATCTGCCACATCACCCGCCATCATGAATTGCCTCTTGTGCTTATCAATTTCTGTGGATGCACATTGGTTTTTCATCAATCAAAATCAAGgggtttttaacaaaaaaacgaGGTTATATAACACACATAATGCTCAAAGAAGTTTTTTCTAATGGTGCGTTGGAGGGTTTGAAGGAAGAAAGACTTCGTCAAGATTTGCAAAAGAATCTGTTTAgcctaaaattttgatattttgacaTCCTAACCAATTCTAGAAGTTACTTAACCAAATATGTTTTACAGTACAGGGTAGATTACAAGCAAACatccattttttgttttggtaaatgTTGGGTAAGCAACCTCGTTACCGATAAGAGAAATTCATCCAAGCAGGAGGATTAGCCTTTCTCAAATATCCACAATCCAATCAAACCCATAAAAACCAGATTAATTGCATCAAAATTGAGTCATATTCACAACATTCACTCCCCACATGAACAAAAGGAACACAGAAAATTGTTGATGACTctaagaaaaaagggaaaaaagtacTCTCATAACCATATATGTACACTATAGTTTTCCTATAATTATGTTTAACATGGCTAGAGGTTAAACttcacattctttttttttggtttaactaagcCATCTGTTTGGCATATGGAAGTACTTTTTCTCTTTATTGGTAGAGCCAATGGAAAGCAGATTATATATGCAGAGGTAGGAAGATACGTGGACTGAATGGGTATATACAAAGATGAAAAGAGGACCTATCTATAATCCATTGTAGGATTCTTCCCTACGGCGCCGCATTCGAGCTCCCCATGACATGTTTCCCGTCATATCCTTGTTCGTGCTTCTTCTTTTAAGCTCTGACAGCTGAGATTGCCAACGATATTTCCATTCACTCTTCTCCTCCATGCCCTGAGTACAAAGAACAGCACAGATGAATATAAGCTGGTTCACCATTTGATACCACGACTAAAAGAGTCTTGTACCAAATAAATCACAAATTTCTTTTGTCAATACAgaacaaaaaaagagaagacACAAATCTACAAAACGAAGTGCAAATGATTATATAACTATACAAATGACCCCCCAATTTCTAGCAACCAGAAGCACAGCCATACTTGAAATGTTCAGCCAGTTGTAATAGCATGGAGGAAGTAGCTTTCTTTAGTGAAAAGATTGAAACACTCATGAACACGTGAGAGATTGATGAATTGAAGAGCAAGTAACTTCAAACATaatgaacaataaaaataaaaatatgaaagttcTATAACTCTTGAGATAAAATCTCCAAATACAAGCCAAAATATAGAATAACACAAGAAACCAAAGCAGAAAGTGTTAAAATCACCCAGAAAAGGAAGCACTTACTTCAACCTATCTTCTAGACTAAAAACAAAAGGCAGGTTTATACCTCatgatatattttgataaacttTCTTAACAACATAAATAGGTAGATGGAAAAATAGGAAGCTTATATCCCTCATTCAAGGATATTAAGTCACatatgaatatttttaattcatatgAAAACCAGATTAGACAACAACTTGAAAGAACTAAAATAAATGGTTAGGACTTGGGACAAGGTTTGAGAACAtgttgaaacaaaaataaagttgtTGAGGCATTATTTAATTCATACACAATAATCAAGATCTAAGGCtttaccaaacaaaaataattaaaaaaaaagacttaagAATGATGAAAATTGTTAAAGGAATTCAAACACTGTTTATAATATTCAATCTTATATATTCCACAGTACGACTGACAATACTAAAGCCGCCAGCTGAATTTCTACAATACCTTGCCAAGTCAAGGTGGGTTCTCTTTCTCTACCTGGAcgaccaaaacaaaaaatacaagctGGGTTCTCTACTGCCCCATCTGCTTCCTTTCAacctattttttaattaaagaatgTTATAATTTCTTGCTTTTTCTAAATCGTCCTTTACTTTTTCTAGTAAAAAAACTAGTTGCGTATTCAAACCAACcataaacttaaaaaagaaaaagcaaccaTTTCCTGACcaagaaattcaaacaaaacagcccaaaagaaaaacacaacaaaatgaaacaattttttcaaacccaatttttaaatttaaaataataattcaaaaaaataatagtttcttGAAGAAAATACTCAGATTTTCCAAACAATCAATCCCCTCCAAGAAATTGATGAATACCCAAAACCCAGATAAATTAATCCACAACAAACAATCAGACAAACACATTAATCaacaaaaatcacatttttaattaaaagttaaaaaaaaaattatacctcATCTTTTTGGTATCGTTTTCTGGCAGAGAAAGCGAGGTGAATACCCTTAGCCATGTCCCTATCATACAAAGCTCTCCTCCTGGGATCAGAGAGAGTCTCATACGCCTCCTGAACACGAATGAACCTCTGGGTATACTCCTCGACCCGACCCGGAGGAGAAACATCCGGGTGGTACTTCCTCGCGAGCTGTTTATAGGCCTGCTTGATATCTACCAAAGATCCCCATTCAGGAATACCCAGAAGCTCGTAGAAGCTCAGCTCGGCAGCCTCGGAGAATACGAACCCATCGTTGACTGTGGCTTTGACTCTGACGGTTCCGATTGAATCccgggtggtggtggtggtgaagaTGATGGGTCTGTGGTGGTGGGCCGGAAAGAAAAGGACGTTGTGATTCGGGTCGGGTATCGATTTGTTAACGGGTTTCACTGGGAAGGAGAAGAAGCGGGAATCGCTTCCTGACATCGTTAATCCGTGGCTtcgcatctctctctctctctctctctctctaaaatttGATTTGGGTTCTTCAaagttctaaattttatttagacatggaaaagaaaaatcaaaattgaaagagaatttgacccctttttttttttctttttttttttttttgggtaatcaggaaaattaaaaattcaggGAAATGAGAAAGCTTTTGTGGACTGTGTTTGTGTTTAGAGATAACATATAATGAGGCggacttatatattatattatacttgtctaatatatatatatatatatatatatatacatgggctTGGGAAGGGTTTGGTTAGGACAAAGAATCAGCTTTTATCCATGAGGGTGTTTGAATTCCAATggtaaaatttctttcttttttttttttgagaagaaatattaaaagtaatggaattttttttttctgtgaaaCATGGACTCCTGTTATAAGTAAGGTGCTCTTAACCTTTAACAtgtgtttttctttgttcttatttttaatattcttttttcattAATCAGCTATCAAAATTCGTttgccaacaaaaaaaaaaaaaaaaaaaaaaaaagatcatcaAAAGACTACAAATTCGAAGTTGAAATCGATTTACAGAaagtaattctttttttattgtaaaataattagaaGTTAATTTATTACAAAGTAATTAATGGTATGAAAAAATATCACccttttgtgtttgtttttattggttgtcaatatataataacaataatcataataataattatttaagctGTACAAATCCTATCACAAAGAAAATATCAGGTTCAAAGAATGTGACAAGTTGTTTATTTGATACATATATGTCTAATTATAGTTTTAGACATTTGATAATggagataaaagaaaataaataaataaataaataaggagctCTTTGCTGCTGTTTCTTGCTAATTAGTTGAGCCTATGACGATGAGCTTCATGCGTGattagatatttaaattatgtttccaaaacaaattttttttccatcccCAAACAAAGCATTAATCAATTTTGAAGGTGGTTTAACTTGGAAAGCAAGTTAATTGGGACCCAATGAGAGAAGCCAAATTTGCCCTTATTATATTGGCAAATATGGTCCAAGTTGGTACTAATTGTAACAAAATTGTAAGACAAAATTACCGATATCTGCATACGTCTTATCCTACATCATCCATTAATCTCACCACTActactttttctatttttttattttttttatttatttttgggtaaatacCACTACTAccctttcaaaatttgaaaagtcaGTCTAGAGTACACTATTGGATTGGACTAAATTCTAAAAGTCAGTTTAGAGTACAATATTGGGTTGGCCTGTATTATAATATATGCTGTGAtcgtaataattattattatatggaaTGTCAGATTGTGGATGGGCTTTTGATGTTGAATTTTTGGAATGCTCTTCTTCATTAGTCACGAGATCATGTAATAGATGTGTTAATTGGATGATTAAAAGAACTTTTACAAATTCATTACCTTTGAATGAAAACCCTTTATCTCATCCAGGGTGAATTTTTTGTTACTTTCTGATTGCTCTTGAGAATAAAGTGTTttcttctatttaaaaaattaatataaataaattaaaaaaaccttaAATTATTCTTAAATATCTAATAACTAATACAAATTATCAATACAATCAAAATGAAAGGTTCTACTAATCCATAAGCCTTTCTTAattcaattcacccaaaaagaaaaaaaaaagaaaaaaaaaagtctttcttAATTCGATGAACATATTGAAAATTGACATTTGTTGCcaaaattttctataataaaacataaataattaatagtaGGACACTCCACCCAACTTGTGCGATACTTGCATGGTACACACTGTTGTGGCATTGACATGAGCTCGACCAATTACATCCACGATacgtttttgttaattaataaataaataaaagtattaaaCTCAAACACGTAAGTTAATGGCGACATTAGATCTGATCGAGAActaaaagcatatatattaataagaatataatagtatatatataaactaataatcaaaaacattatttattaagaTTAAGATTCATGCGTATCTTGGCAAAGCCACTTTGAAAAAGATGTTTACAGCTACATACAACAAACAgaatattattaccaaaaaataaataaataaatattaatagaaaattCCATTGGAAAACTAATATTTATACACAGATGAAACTATGATGTGGACATCTGTATGCgaatttatataaaaactaataatttaaaaaaaaaaaatatcgattttacTACTGCATATCcagaacaaaattaatatttttttattttaaaatatcaattttgattcaaattcACATGCAGACAGTAAATACTATAAAATTatcccatacatatatatatatataataaaaaaaattttttttattggattgaGTTGTTATCCGTGCCAACTTAACATGCTACAAATGTTACAAGACATTAAGATGTCAAAGATATTTGTATTACGTCGCCCAAAAGCATaggaatatatatgcatacacaaCAAAAACAACTTAAACAAGTATATTTTACACCAAAGAATtagtggaaaatatatatatatatatataaataccatTCTTGGCTTATGAGAAAGAATTGACGCAAACATTTTTTCTGCTTGTGAATGGCCAAAAAGCAATGAGTTTCATAGTAATAAACGGTTGGAATTGGACTTTCCTGTTTTTATGGCTATAATTAAAAACCACGAGTGAGACTAATGTTCAATGACcactttaaaaatatacatgagtCAGACTAATTTTCAATAACCACTCTAAAAAATATGTCTTATTCTATCAATCATTtccatttgattttaaatatttatctaaGAATTCATATACTGGGTGTTGTTTACCAAAGTGGTTAGTTACAGCCTAGGAATGTTTTTTTTATGAGCCATGATTAATCCAATTATTTCAAGAATTTTGTCCCTTTCTTGGATGTCATTtggtaatttgttttatttaatcatACATGTTTTTAACGTTCTCggttaaattaacaaaatatatatgaaataaactGGTGGATTAGATCTCCTTTCAAAGTTTTAGCTGAGCATTGATTCAttgaataaaacaataatataaacatatatatatatatatatatatatatatatatatatatatatatatatatatatatatattttaatgtatGATAGATGTATTTATTGTACGGACatataatttagaaataaaaaattaaaatgagatTAATTAGTTCAATTGATAAAGTATTCActgatagataaaaaaaataaaaaattatgagttTGAAACAtccaaataaatgaaaaaaaaattaatataaatgataaataaataaaaacattaaaagaaattttttaaaaatatatatatatatatatatatatatatacatatcacatatatatatatatatatatatatatatatatatatatatatatatatatatatatatatatatacatatcactcattgaaacatataattttttacaaaaatttgaCTACTATAAACATATTGATCCACGAAACATTCATGTCACTGTAAAATAATAAGGTATTAGCCATGGTAATTTTTGTGATTAAAAGTCTATATTATGTGGTTACTATTTTTAACCATAATAAATGGTGTCACTTTATATtatgattaataattttatggttAAAAGTTTTAACCGCAACGAACTTTGTTGCTAAATGTCACTAAAAAGTAATTTGAGTCTTGACAATTACCGTAGTTGAAAAATCCATGggtaatacattttttttctttttcttgtgtgTGAAcaatcattatatataatataataaaatcatataaataatcaataattatCAGTAGTGATAATCCAATCAAGATCTAGTATTAAAGTCCTCTCCttaatttattaagaaaatgaataattaacaaTGACGTAAAAACAAcagcaaattttatttatatcttcaattttgttactatttaaaaattgtcattaataattttttagtattttatatatatatatatatatatagatatatcaaaacaaatttatttataagtttttaccaattaattttaacagttaaaaaattttttaaaaactaaaaatccacatttataattaaataccaTTGTAAAGAAATAATTGTAGCCTTTAACTATTAGAATTAACatgtaaaaattgataaaaactaatagattaatttttttaaaaattaaaaataaataatattttttta contains the following coding sequences:
- the LOC107422310 gene encoding chaperone protein dnaJ 20, chloroplastic, with amino-acid sequence MRSHGLTMSGSDSRFFSFPVKPVNKSIPDPNHNVLFFPAHHHRPIIFTTTTTRDSIGTVRVKATVNDGFVFSEAAELSFYELLGIPEWGSLVDIKQAYKQLARKYHPDVSPPGRVEEYTQRFIRVQEAYETLSDPRRRALYDRDMAKGIHLAFSARKRYQKDEGMEEKSEWKYRWQSQLSELKRRSTNKDMTGNMSWGARMRRRREESYNGL